The Streptomyces kanamyceticus DNA segment ACGAGCGCAGCCCTGAGCACGTGCGTGCCCGCATGACCGCCTACCGCGACGGCTGGGCGCGGGGCGGCGGTCCGCGCCCGGGCATCGTCGGCTCGGTCCCCGACATCTCAGGGCCCGCACCGGGCCGAGACCGCAGTGAAGGAGACCACGCATGATCCAGGATCAGAGCATCACTGCCGGGCGGACCGGCGAACTCGACTGGTTACTGGACGACTTGGTGCTGCGCGTCGGCGAAGTGCGGCACGCCGTGGTCCTGTCCAACGACGGCCTGCCGGTCGGCGCGTCGACCGCCCTCACCCGCGAAGACGCCGAACACCTGGCCGCCGTCGCATCCGGGTTCCACAGCCTCGCCAAGGGAGCGGGCCGCCATTTCGGGGCCGGGGGAGTGCGTCAGACCATGGTCGAGATGGATGACGCCTTCCTGTTCGTGGCGGCCGCGGGCGACGGCTCCTGCCTCACGGTCCTGAGTTCCGTGACGGCCGACATCGGACTCGTGGCCTACGAGATGGCGCGGCTGGTCAAGCGGGTGGGCGAACACCTTTACACCCCGGCGCGCTTCGCCGCGCGGCCGCCCGCCGCCGGATGACCGAGGACGGTCGGCAGCCATGACCGAGGAAGCACACGACCCCCCGCACCAGGCGGGCAGCCAGTGGTACGACAACGAAGCCGGGCCCCTCGTCCGCCCCTATGCGATGACGGGTGGGCGGACCAAGCCCGGGCCGAGCGATGTGCGCTTCGACCTGATCGCGCTCGTCGCACTCGACGACAGCGCACAGGGCTCCGGCGACGACACCACGCTGGGACCCGAACACCGGGCACTGATCGAACTGTGCCGCACCGAGACGCAGTCCGTCGCCGAACTCGCCGCGGGCGCCGATCTGCCCGTTGGCGTCGTCCGAGTGCTCCTGGGCGACCTGTTGGAGAGCGGCTGCGTCAAGGTCAGCCGACCGGTGCCGCCCGCGCAGCTACCCGACGAAATGATTCTTCGTGAGGTGATCGATGGTCTCCGAGCACTCTGACGCCACCGGCGACGACACCGCCATGGCGCTCAAGATCCTGGTCGCGGGCGGCTTCGGGGTGGGCAAGACCACCCTGGTCGGCGCGGTCAGCGAAATCCGCCCGCTGCGCACGGAGGAACTACTCAGCGAAGCGGGCGAGTCGGTGGACGACACCGACGGCGTCGACCGCAAGACCACGACGACCGTGGCCATGGACTTCGGCCGCATCACCATCAGGTCGGGCCTGTCGCTGTACCTGTTCGGAACTCCGGGACAGGACCGTTTCTGGTTCCTGTGGGACGAGCTGTCGCAGGGCGCCCTGGGAGCCGTTGTCCTGGCGGACACCCGACGGCTCGAGGACTGCTTCCCCGCCGTGGACTACTTCGAGCACCGACGCATCCCGTTCGTCGTGGCAGTCAACTGCTTCGCGAACGCGCGTGCGTACGGCGCGCAAGAGGTGTCACGAGCACTGGACCTCGACCGCGGAACTCCGGTGGTGTTGTGCGACGCGCGGGATCGCGACTCGGGGAAGGAGGTGCTGATCCGGCTGGTCGAGTATGCCGGGCGGATGTATACCGCCCGGCTGCTCGACACCGTGGGCTGAGGGGCTCAGTCGGAGACCGCGGCGTAGGCGAGTACCTTGTCGATCCTCACGCGCACCAGGAGTTCCCCCGGTACGCCGTTGCGCTTGCCGAACTCATCGGCTCGCTCCTCGCCCATGTAGCGCGCGCCGAGTCGGCTCGCCCAGTGGCGGACCTGGTCGATGTCCTCACTGATCTCGGCACGGCCCTGAAGGACGACGAAGGCGAACGGCGGGTTGTCGTCGTCCACGCACAGGGCCACGCGCCCGTCGCGAACGAGGTTGCGTCCCTTCACGGTGTCCTTGCCGGTGTTGAACACCAGATCGTCCCCGTCGAGCAGGAACCAGATCGGTGCGATGTGCGGACTGCCGTCGGCCCGGACGGTCGACAGCTTGCCGGTGCGGGTTCCGTGGGAGACGAAGGCTCGCCACTGGTCATCGGTCATCTTCTGTGCCATGTCCCCATCTTGCTTGCCGGGGCGCCGGTCGTGGTGAAGGCTGGCAGGTCAGATCCTCCAGCCAGGGGGAGCGGACTCGGGGAGACGGGAACATGGGGCAGAGCACGGGGCTCGGTTGGCTGCTGGACGACCTGACGCAGCGGATGGAACACGTACGGCACGCACTGGTCCTTTCGAATGACGGTCTCGTGACGGGGGCGAGTTCGGAACTGAAGCGCGAGGACGCGGATCACCTGGCGGCGGTCTCCTCGGGACTCCACAGCCTGGCCAAGGGCTCAGGGCGCCAGTTCAACGCGGGCAATGTGCGTCAGACAATGATCGAGTTCGATGACGCGGTCCTCTTCGTCACGGCGGCGGGCGACGGCAGTTGCCTCTGCGTCCTGAGCTCGGCGGAGGCCGACATCGGCCAGGTCGCGTACGAGATGACGCTGCTCGTGAACCGGGTCGGTGAGCACTTGGGCGTTGGCGCCAGGCAGCCGGAACGCACGCCCATAGTGGACCTCTGACCTGCACTGACGCTGTCACGTCAAGAGTTATCCACAGGCCGAGCGGGATCGCGGGGATCGGGCTACGGTTTTTCCCGAGAGCAATCACATCTCACGGGGGAGAACCACCATGACAAGTGACATCATCGCGCCATCCGCCACGGTGGCGCCCGCACAGCAGTCGCTGGCGCCGAGCCGTGCCGCGCGGGAACTGGACCTGAAACGCGGAGAGTTCGAGCTCGCCGTGATGCTGGGCCGGGTGCGCACCGTTGGTGACGCGGCAGGCGGTCAGCGCCGAGTCGCCCACGAGGAGATCGACCGCGTACGCGAGAGCGAAGGATTTCCCGAGGCGCTGCGGGAGAGCGTCAGAGCCGTGGGCACCACGGAGGGCGCGGCGCTGATGGACATCACCACGGCTCGCTTCACTCGGCTTGCCCGCGCCGGTGTGCTGACGCCGATCAAGTTTTACCTCAATCGCTATCGCGCCGTCGTCTGGCTCTATCTGGCCGAAGAGCTCAGGCAGTTCGCCAGGGCCGAGGAGAACGCCTGCCTGCTCACCGGGCGCACCCCAGGGCCGATGCGCGCCCGACTCGAAGAGGGCCAGGACCTGCGGGCACGCAACTGGCGCGGTCGGCACACGGGGTTCCTGCTGCGCCAGTGTGAGGATCCGTGGGAGCGCGCCGCCGTCATGGCGTCGCTGCTCGACCCGGTGCAGATCGCGGAGATCGTCAGGGATCCGTACGAACGCGCTTACTTGCACCGGCTCAAGCCCGCGCCGCGCAAGCAGAGCACGCCGGACTCGCCCGCGGCGCTGATCGTCGAAAGGATCACGACAGCGGACGACCCCGACGAGATCCGATGGCTCCGTTCCAGCCTGCTGATCAGCCTCATCCAGGCGCGCGGACAGCGACAGGCGCCGCGCCCCGCACCACGGCCCGTGGCCCAAGCCACGGACATTCCGGAACCGGCGACACAGCACGGCAAGGCCGTCGAAGCCGCCGAAGTGGTGACGACCGTGACAGAGGTGCCGCGCGGCCTGCGCAAGTGGCTGCGCCGCAGGCGAGGGTAGGGCGCGGCATCCCTACATCGTCGCGTCGAGGTCCTTGGCGTAGAACTCGATGGCGGGTCGATAGCGAGCGATGTCCGGGGCACTGCTCGTGGCGGCGAGCAGCGTCAGGAGCAACTGCATCGCTTCATGGGCCCGGCCGGTGTTGTACAGAGCCATCGCCAGGAACGTCTTGAGCGCGGCGTCGTCCGGGAATTCCGCCACGGCACCGGTGAGGGTGGCGACGGCGTCCTCGTAGCGCCCAAGGGTCCGATAGGTGCTGCCCAGACCCAGGAGGGCGCCACACCGGTCGTCTTCCGCAAGGCCCGGTCCTTCCAGCGCCCGCACGTAATACGGCACGGCCTCAGCCTCCAGGCCGAGCGCGTCGTGGACCCACGCGGTCTGGTAGGCCACTTCCGCATCGCGGGGGAAGCGCCCCGCGAGGGCGACCAGTTGTTCCTTGGCCTCCTCGCGTCGGCCCGACTCGCGGAGCCGTATGGCCTCCGCGAGCACCTCGTCCCTGTCCACGTTGTCCACTCCTCTGCCGACCCCGTCCATGTCCATCCCCCTCCCCCAACCTCGACGCCAGAACGGAAGTACACATGCCCATGCCGTCCTTGCCGAAGCCCGCCGCGCTGGCGTCAACCGGCCAGTTCCTCCTCGAGCCAAGTGCGGCCCCGAGCGCGCGCGGTGAGCCGTACGTCGCCCAGGCGCGAGGCGAGGCGCTCGGCCTCGGTCGCGACCGCGTCGCGGGCGTCCGCTCCGACGTCTTCCAAGATCCGGCACACGATCTCGCCGTCCGCGTCCTGGGCCCAGCCGCCGACGATGCGGCCGTTCCACCACAGGGACGGGCCGATGTTGCCGTTGCGGTCGAAGAGCCGAGGGCCGTGGTCGCCGAGGAACCAGCCACGGTTCTGCCAGCCCATCGGGGTGGAGTCGAGCGATGGCAGCAGGGCGGCCCAGGGTTCGGGCGCGGGCGTCTCGGCCAGGTCGTCGGGGAGGAGCAGGCCTGGCGTTCCGTCCAAGTCGACTTCGACGGGGCGCAGTTCGGTCAGTGCCCGCTTCGTCTGGGTCTTGGTCCACCCTGCCCACCAACGCAGATCGTCGGCCGGTGCCGGTCCGAAGGTGTGCAGCCAGCGTCGCGCGGCCTCGGTCTCGGCTTCCTGGGGGTCCCAGTCCGCGAGGCCGCCGGGAATCCAGTCGGTCAGATGCGCCCAGCGGTACTGGTGCGACTGCCACGAACCGCGGGGGCGGGCGCGCACCACGCGCCCTTCGGCGGCCAGCAGCAGGAGGAGTCTGCTGGCCAGCTTCTGCCGTCCCTCGTAGCTCTTGCCGCGCGAGAGGACCAACTCGGTGCTCAGCCGCGGGTCGTCGCTCGCCAGCTCGGCCGCCGTCGCCTCGCCCCGTTCCTTCAGGGCCCGAAGTGCCACTTCCTCGGCCTCGGCCAGCCATGCCGGAACCCCGGAGGCGTCGGAGGCGATCCCGGAATCGGCCAGCATGCTGACGAGCAGACGGCGCTCCCGCGCGGCGACGGGACGGGAGCAGGCGGCCACCAACACGGGGGCGACGTCCAAGGACGTCACGAAGACCGTGCGCCGCATGCCCATGAAGCGGATCAGCGAGCGATCTTCGTACAGGGCACGCTCCACGTCGGCAACGCGGCCGTCGTTCATACGGGCCCACGCACCCACATACACCGACGAGGGGTCGGTGCCGTGCAGCGCCAGAAGCGACCGCGCCACGTCGGTCGGGTCGTCCGCTCTGGTGTCCGCGGTCAGCCGGTGACGCAGCGCCAGACGCGCCCGCCGCTCCGCCACGTCGATCCGTCGCACCACGCCTCCTACAAGGTCCCTGTGCCGCTTACGCGGTGGTGGTCGGGGCGTCCATGTGCCGCTCTCCGTACGGACGGAAGAGCCCTTCTTGGACGACCGACACCAAGAGTCTGCCCTCCGTGTCGTAGATGCGGCCTCGCGCGAGCCCGCGGCCCCCCGTCGCGATGGGGGACTCCTGGTCATAGAGGAACCACTCGTCCGCCCGGAAGGGGCGGTGGAACCACATGGCGTGATCCAGCGACGCCATGTCGAAGCCGCGTCGGCCCCAGAGCGGCTCCACCGGGATACGGACGGCGTCAAGGAGCGTCATGTCGCTCGCGTAGGTGAGTGCGCAGGTGTGTACGAGCGGATCATCGCCGAGCGGCCCGACGGCACGCATCCACACCGCGCTGCGCGGCTCGGCGTCCTTGATCTCCTCTTCGGTCCAGCGCAGCCGGTCGACATAGCGGATGTCGAAGGGCTGGCGACGGGCCATGCGCTCCAACTGTTCGGGAAGCGCGCCGAGGTGCTCCTTGATCTCCTCGGCGACCGTCGGCAGCGACTCCGGGGGAGGAGCCGCGATGCGCGGCGGCAACTGGTGCTCGAAGGTGCCCTGTTCTGGCTGGTGGAAGGAGGCGGTGAGGTTGAAGATGGTGCGGCCCTGCTGGACTGCGGTGACGCGGCGCGTGGTGAAGGAACGCCCGTCCCTGACCCGTTCGACCTGGTACACGATCGGCACGCCGGGGCGCCCCGGACGCAGGAAGTACGCGTGCAGCGAATGCACCGGGCGGTCGCCCTCGGTGGTGCGGCCCGCCGCCACCAGGGCCTGCCCGGCGACCTGTCCGCCGAACACCCGCTGGAGGGATTCCTCCGGGCTGCGGCCACGGAAGATGTTGAGCTCGATCTGCTCCAGGTCCAGCAGATCGACCAAGCCGTCGGCGGGGTTGTT contains these protein-coding regions:
- a CDS encoding roadblock/LC7 domain-containing protein, which gives rise to MIQDQSITAGRTGELDWLLDDLVLRVGEVRHAVVLSNDGLPVGASTALTREDAEHLAAVASGFHSLAKGAGRHFGAGGVRQTMVEMDDAFLFVAAAGDGSCLTVLSSVTADIGLVAYEMARLVKRVGEHLYTPARFAARPPAAG
- a CDS encoding DUF742 domain-containing protein, whose translation is MTEEAHDPPHQAGSQWYDNEAGPLVRPYAMTGGRTKPGPSDVRFDLIALVALDDSAQGSGDDTTLGPEHRALIELCRTETQSVAELAAGADLPVGVVRVLLGDLLESGCVKVSRPVPPAQLPDEMILREVIDGLRAL
- a CDS encoding GTP-binding protein — protein: MVSEHSDATGDDTAMALKILVAGGFGVGKTTLVGAVSEIRPLRTEELLSEAGESVDDTDGVDRKTTTTVAMDFGRITIRSGLSLYLFGTPGQDRFWFLWDELSQGALGAVVLADTRRLEDCFPAVDYFEHRRIPFVVAVNCFANARAYGAQEVSRALDLDRGTPVVLCDARDRDSGKEVLIRLVEYAGRMYTARLLDTVG
- a CDS encoding PPOX class F420-dependent oxidoreductase, which gives rise to MAQKMTDDQWRAFVSHGTRTGKLSTVRADGSPHIAPIWFLLDGDDLVFNTGKDTVKGRNLVRDGRVALCVDDDNPPFAFVVLQGRAEISEDIDQVRHWASRLGARYMGEERADEFGKRNGVPGELLVRVRIDKVLAYAAVSD
- a CDS encoding roadblock/LC7 domain-containing protein, which codes for MGQSTGLGWLLDDLTQRMEHVRHALVLSNDGLVTGASSELKREDADHLAAVSSGLHSLAKGSGRQFNAGNVRQTMIEFDDAVLFVTAAGDGSCLCVLSSAEADIGQVAYEMTLLVNRVGEHLGVGARQPERTPIVDL
- a CDS encoding DUF6397 family protein; the protein is MTSDIIAPSATVAPAQQSLAPSRAARELDLKRGEFELAVMLGRVRTVGDAAGGQRRVAHEEIDRVRESEGFPEALRESVRAVGTTEGAALMDITTARFTRLARAGVLTPIKFYLNRYRAVVWLYLAEELRQFARAEENACLLTGRTPGPMRARLEEGQDLRARNWRGRHTGFLLRQCEDPWERAAVMASLLDPVQIAEIVRDPYERAYLHRLKPAPRKQSTPDSPAALIVERITTADDPDEIRWLRSSLLISLIQARGQRQAPRPAPRPVAQATDIPEPATQHGKAVEAAEVVTTVTEVPRGLRKWLRRRRG
- a CDS encoding tetratricopeptide repeat protein, with protein sequence MDGVGRGVDNVDRDEVLAEAIRLRESGRREEAKEQLVALAGRFPRDAEVAYQTAWVHDALGLEAEAVPYYVRALEGPGLAEDDRCGALLGLGSTYRTLGRYEDAVATLTGAVAEFPDDAALKTFLAMALYNTGRAHEAMQLLLTLLAATSSAPDIARYRPAIEFYAKDLDATM
- a CDS encoding winged helix DNA-binding domain-containing protein; protein product: MDVAERRARLALRHRLTADTRADDPTDVARSLLALHGTDPSSVYVGAWARMNDGRVADVERALYEDRSLIRFMGMRRTVFVTSLDVAPVLVAACSRPVAARERRLLVSMLADSGIASDASGVPAWLAEAEEVALRALKERGEATAAELASDDPRLSTELVLSRGKSYEGRQKLASRLLLLLAAEGRVVRARPRGSWQSHQYRWAHLTDWIPGGLADWDPQEAETEAARRWLHTFGPAPADDLRWWAGWTKTQTKRALTELRPVEVDLDGTPGLLLPDDLAETPAPEPWAALLPSLDSTPMGWQNRGWFLGDHGPRLFDRNGNIGPSLWWNGRIVGGWAQDADGEIVCRILEDVGADARDAVATEAERLASRLGDVRLTARARGRTWLEEELAG
- a CDS encoding acyl-CoA thioesterase translates to MNNPADGLVDLLDLEQIELNIFRGRSPEESLQRVFGGQVAGQALVAAGRTTEGDRPVHSLHAYFLRPGRPGVPIVYQVERVRDGRSFTTRRVTAVQQGRTIFNLTASFHQPEQGTFEHQLPPRIAAPPPESLPTVAEEIKEHLGALPEQLERMARRQPFDIRYVDRLRWTEEEIKDAEPRSAVWMRAVGPLGDDPLVHTCALTYASDMTLLDAVRIPVEPLWGRRGFDMASLDHAMWFHRPFRADEWFLYDQESPIATGGRGLARGRIYDTEGRLLVSVVQEGLFRPYGERHMDAPTTTA